The Brassica oleracea var. oleracea cultivar TO1000 chromosome C7, BOL, whole genome shotgun sequence sequence TACATAAAAGGATTATGATCTTTTTGCTTCATGATGAGGAAAACACATTTTTGATGAGGCTCGGAAACCTCAATACCAAACAATGAATGTTTCTAACAAGCATATTTGAACTTCTGCAAAAGTTTTTTATTTCAAAACTTATTACATCAAATGCCAGAGAAATCAGATGCCGGCTTCATCTCTAATCAAATTTTACATACACTAATTTTAATGCCTCTAAAGTAGGAAAGACGTATATTTTAATGCCAGAGAAATCAGACTGCAATCAACATTCATCAAACAAATCTTCCGGTTTATTTTCCTAACTACCAGTTTCAGTTCCAAGCCTAATTACTACAATTTTAAGCGCGGAAAATGTACTTACTTGGGTTTGTATTGCTTTGCAGCCATGTCTCTGTCCCATGTCCTTAAAATGAATAAAGCTTTTGTCTCTAAACCTTTGACTGCTCGACCTTTACATGAATTGTATCTATACTATTAAGTCAACTCACTAACTATAAAACATATACTGTTTCTCATGTATAACCCAAAAATTAAATCCATAGTTGGATACTTATCTGTGTACTGTAAGGCTTTGCTTGGATAGGACAAGGAACTTTGAGAATTGGAGATCAACTTTGCTTGGATAGGACCCGTCGTGTCCTTCGTCATCATACTGTTGTGTACAACAGACTAGATGTAAAAATGATGAACATCGCTCTCCAGGTTTTGAGCAAGACGATGGACAGTACGAGCTTGACATCTGAGAAGCTCGTGCTTGCTGAGGTGTTTCCGACTCTATCAGGGAATAGTCAAAATCAGTTCTGATCGAAGACCGCTCGACTAAGATCTATCATCAGAATCAACCGATAAGTCATCTTATACCACTACATGCAAAACATTTACGGAATGGTCAAAATCAGTGAAGAGATTTTAGATTGAGAAAAAGACAAAAATAACACTAAATCAAGTTTTTGTTCGCAAACTAGCACTCAAGGTCAAAAGTC is a genomic window containing:
- the LOC106301542 gene encoding uncharacterized protein LOC106301542 isoform X3; translated protein: MFHRSVQILVERSSIRTDFDYSLIESETPQQARASQMSSSYCPSSCSKPGERCSSFLHLVCCTQQYDDEGHDGSYPSKVDLQFSKFLVLSKQSLTVHRGRAVKGLETKALFILRTWDRDMAAKQYKPKV
- the LOC106301542 gene encoding uncharacterized protein LOC106301542 isoform X1, which gives rise to MFHRSVQILVERSSIRTDFDYSLIESETPQQARASQMSSSYCPSSCSKPGERCSSFLHLVCCTQQYDDEGHDGSYPSKVDLQFSKFLVLSKQSLTVHRGRAVKGLETKALFILRTWDRDMAAKQYKPKARDLGSSFKKVLHKPSSK
- the LOC106301542 gene encoding uncharacterized protein LOC106301542 isoform X2, which gives rise to MKDAYGCSIDPFSESETPQQARASQMSSSYCPSSCSKPGERCSSFLHLVCCTQQYDDEGHDGSYPSKVDLQFSKFLVLSKQSLTVHRGRAVKGLETKALFILRTWDRDMAAKQYKPKARDLGSSFKKVLHKPSSK